One Gemmatimonadota bacterium genomic window, GGTTCTCGGCCCTGACTTAATCGTCGAATCGCCTTCGGTCAGCAATAGCAGTCCGGGACCAGGTGCATCCTTCAGGCTGTATGCCACTGTTCGCAATCAGGGTGGCGGACGATCTTCCTCTACGACATTGCGCTATTATCTGTCAACCGACCAGACGATTGACCAGAGTGATACAGAAATAGATACAGACTATGTTAGCTCCCTTGATCCTTCTGAAACCAGTGACGAGTCGGATTTCTTGTCAGCCCCGTCAAGTGCTGGCAGATATTACTACGGAGCCTGTGTGGAGGCAGTCACGGGCGAATCCGACACGGGTAACAACTGCTCCAGTGCTGTCATCGTGACCGTGAGGAGTGCCCCTCCTCCACCCGCGCCCAATCAGTCCCCAGTCTTCAGCGAAGGAACAAGCACAACGCGCAGCATGGCAGAGAATACAGGAGCAGGGCAGAACATCGGGAACCCGGTCACCGCAACAGATGGCGACAATGACCGCCTCACCTATAGCCTCCAGGGCGGGGATGCCTCTGCATTTACCATAGTCTCAGGCAGTGGTCAACTCAGAACCCGATCAGGCGTGACGTATGACTATGAGACAAAGGATACCTATTCGGTAACCGTGCGAGTACAGGATGGCGAAGGCGGCAGTGCAACCATCACCGTGGAAATCACCCTCACAGATGAGAATGAACCACCAGATAGACCAGATGCACCAGTAGTCACAGCCTCGACCTTGAACAGCTTGAGCCTGCGCTGGACAGCGCCGACGAACCCCGGTCCCGCCATCAGCGACTACGATGTGCAGTACAAGGAGGCAGGAGGTAGCTTCACCGACTGGCCCCATACCGGAACTGGTACGACGACAACAATCACGAGCTTAACTGCAAATACCCGTTACGAGATACAGGTGCGAGCGCGCAATGCTCAGGGCGAAAGTCCCTGGTCGCCATCGGCTACCGGAACAACCATAGCCAATCAGTCCCCGATGTTCAGCGAGGGAACAAGCGCGACGCGTAGCATCGCAGAAAACACAGGCGCAGGGCAGAACATCGGAAACCCGGTCAGTGCGACAGATGGCGATAGCGACCCGATCACATATAGCCTCGCAGGCAGAGATGCCTCTGCATTTACCATAGTCTCAGGCAGCGGGCAACTCAGTACCCAATCAGGTGAGACGTATGACTATGAGATAAAGGATACCTATTCGGTAACTGTGCGGGCACAGGATGGCAAAGGCGGCAGTGCGACCATTAGCGTGGAGATCACCCTAACCGATGAGAACGAACCGCCGGGCAGACCTGCTGCGCCCACAGTCACGGCTTCATCCAATAGCCTGAGCGTGCGTTGGGCAGAACCGGGAAATACCGGTCCCGTCATACGCGACTACGATGTGCAGTACAGGGCGACAGGAGGCAGCTTCACCGACTGGTCCCATATTGGGCCGGGCTTGAGCACGACCATCACGGGCTTGATGCCTGAGACCTCTTACGAGGTACAGGTGCGGGCAACCAATGACGAAGGCACGAGCGACTGGTCGCCATCGAGCAACAGCACCACCAGTCGTCCCGCTCCAGGCTTTGCCCCGGTAGATCAGAATGCATTCAATACATTTGTTAGCGACAAGGTCCTATCAGTAGAGTCCTATTATATCGAATTTTTGTCTGCCGGTCGCTTTGAGGAAAACAATGCATATCCGGGAAGCTATACATATGCAAATACTGGCTCGAACACTGGCATACTGACGCAAAACTATGATGGGGGGCATTTGGGCGGTACCTGTACAATCGAAATGACCTTCTCTTCAACAACCACAGGCACTTTACGCGCCAAATGTGGTAGCGAACAAAACTACGACTCACCCCAAGAGTGGCGGTTTTCCGCTCCGCCCGATCCCAATGCCTTCAATATCGAAGTCATTTGGGTCGGTAGCGAGCCATCTGCAGCTCACCAGGCAGCTTTCAATGCCGCGGTTACGCGTTGGGAGAACATTATCACGAGCGACATCCCCGATGTTTTTGTCAGTTCAGATGAGGGAGGTACGATAGACGGCGTTAAGATCTTCGGTCTTGTAGATGACCTGAGGATCTACGCACGCCTCACTAATATTGACGGTCCGGGTGAAACTCTGGGGAGTGCTGGTCCTCGAGAAACGCGCGAGCAATCAAAATTGCCGATTGTAGCACAAATGAAATTTGACACGTCTGACCTGGGCAATTTTACGCTTGAAGCTCTGCAAGATCTCTATCTGCATGAGATGGGTCATTGTTTGGGAATCGGTACTGCGTGGAAACCCCTCGGCCTGTTAAAAAATCCGTCAATCAAATACCAATTTTTTATCATCCCTGTAGAGGTAGATGGTGCCGATACGCATTTCGCTGGTGCAAGTGCAATTGAGGCGTTCAATGACGCAGGCGGAACGAACTACGCGGATGGGAAGGTACCGGTGGAGAATGAGAAAGGCGGACCGGGTACACGAGACGGTCATTGGCGGCAGTCTGTGTTCGGTCCCCATGAACTCATGGAGGGATTCGCTTCTCCCGGTGCAGCGATGCGTCAACCGTTGAGCGCGATCACGATCCAGTCTCTGTCCGATCTGGGCTACATCGTCGATGTCAGCCAGGCTGACGCTTACACCCTGCCCTCTCCTACCGCTACTAAATTGGCGATAGCATCTGAGCACCTGATTCCGATTAACTGCCTCCTGACAGAACCCATCGGTGAGATTGATGAGTACAAGCAGATCGAATTGAAGCCCAAACGCTCGAGGATACGTGAGGATCAATGAAATTCCGGAGATGGAATACAATGCTAAATCTCGCACTTTGCAAAAGGTGATTTTCCCCATGTCCATTTTCAAACGCCTATCACTCTGTTTCCTATTCGTATCACTGCTTTTGATCCCCTCATTTGCCCAACACTTTTTAGGCGCATTGTCAGGGTTGGTACTCCAGGTGGATACGCAGATCGAAAGCCCTGTGCAAAACAACAATGTGCAAACCCTTCCCGAACAAAAGGCGGGAGATACGATTCAGTTTCAATTTTTCGTGCCAGCAGGCGTAGGTCAATCTACCAATGGTTATACAGTGGAACTCGATCTGCCGGGCAAGACATTTTCCAGCTATATTGGGAATGTATCGGGCACGGATTGGACAGGAGGAGCACTGATAAGCACTGGCTCTACAAAGTTGTCCGCGTTATTCCCCACAGGTGCTTCTGTGCCTTCAACGGGTTATTTGGGGCAGGTTGATTTGCAGGTGACGAGGTCGCTTGAAGGCGGTGCAACACTGATCGTCAAAAGCCTTTCAATAACCAGTGGGAGCGATGTTGACGTGTTAGATGTATCCAATGCGGTCATCACCTTTACTGCACCTGCGACTGGCCCCGGTGATTTTGATGGCAATGGAATCGTAAATTTGGCGGACTTTCTGGCATTTGTCGCGGTTTTTAACAAGTCATCATCGGATGTGGGATTTGATGCACGGATGGATTTTGATGGCAATGGAATCGTAAATTTGGCGGACTTTCTGGCATTTGTGGGCGTGTTTGACACAACGTATCCCACAGGTGGTGGGCAAGGTGGTAGTGGGCAAGGTGGTGGCGACAGTAGCGTTATACCGCCCCCACCTGACAATGCACGGTATTGGTGGGATAGTTCTATTTATGAATACAGAATCTCCTGGGATCCTACTCCTGGCGCAACTTCTTATCGGGTATATTATGACAGTGCTATTTTCTTCAATGTTAGTTGCCCAGGGGGCTGCAGGCGAATAGCTAATGTAAGTGACACAACCACTGCTCACCTTAGTAGTCATCGTAATTTTCGCAGCATAGGATACTGGGTACGGGCCTGCAATGACATAGGCTGTTCAAACTATGTGAGAACAGCCTATGTTAGAGCATCGGAGGTTGGAGGATACCCTCTATCAACAGCAGTCATCGGACTGGATACCTCTAATGATGATCCTACAGGAATCACTTACGCCAATGACAGGTTCTATGTGGTTGATGAATACCAGGATAAAGTATATGCGTATATGAATTCTGGACAGCGCGATGCCGCTTCCGACTTCAACCTGTCTCCCGACAATAATGACCCTACAGGAATCACTTACGCCAATGACAGGTTCTATGTGGTTGATGAATACCGGTACAAGGTATATGCGTATATGGGTTCTGGACAGCGCGATGCTGCTTCCGACTTCAACCTATCGCCCGACAATGATGATCCTGCAGGGATCACTTACGGCAATAACAGGTTCTATGTGGTCGATAGTAGAAGGGACAAGGTGTATGCATATATGAGTTCTGGACAGCGCGATGCTGCTTCCGACTTCAACCTGTCTCCCGACAATGTGTTGTCTAAAGGGATCATCCACGCCAATGACAGGTTTTATGTGGTTGATGGTTACCGGTACAAGGTGTATGCATATACGAGTTCTGGACAGCGCAATACTGCTTCCGACTTCAATCTGTCTCCCGACAGTGGATATCCTCGTGGGATTACCTACGCCAATGGCAAATTCTACCTGGTTGTGCGTAGTCTAGTCTATGAGGTCGATCCCTAATGAGCAAGTCCGCATGTTTCGCGGGCTGTTGCTTTGGCGACTTTGATCCAATGTATAATGGCCTGATTGCCCTGCTACAGACGCAATCCGAATAAGCCTTGTTCCTCTTTAATAAGGGCGATATATTGGCTTTAAAATTCTGTAATTCATTGAGATATGTGCATAAAATGATTTGATTTGCCATAAGTTGGTCGAGAGCGGATCGATCTTTCAAAGCCGGAAATTAGATGACGAACAAAAAGTTATACACAACAAAATGCGGGATAGTTCAAAGCCTACTTGTTTTGAGCATGTCTTTGTTGTGTTTCGGTTTTGCCCTGTTCAGCACGCTTCCTGCTTTTGCAAAACAGAAGCCCCGAGTCGCACTGGTGCTCAGTGGAGGAGGCGCGCGTGGAGGGGCACATATCGGCGTGTTGCGCGTGCTCGAGCGCGAAGGCATACCCATTGATATGATTGTAGGCGTGAGTTATGGTGCTCTGGTGGGAGGATTGTACGCCGCTGGATATTCTGTTGATAATCTCGAACGCATTATTGTAGGAACAGATTGGTGGGAAATAACCAATAATCACCCCAACCGCCGTCTGTCGAATTTGAATCGCAAACCAATAGCTGATCGCCAGATGCTTGCATTGCGCCTCGATAAATTGAACCTGAAATTACCTTATGGGGTTTTTGCCGGGCAAAAAATTCAGCATTTTCTCAATCAATTGACCCTTGGCGCAATTTATCGGGCGCGAAACGATTTTGATCGGCTGCCAACGCCTTTTCGCGCAATTGCAACAGATATTTTATCTGGCGAACAGGTCGTGATTAAAAATGGCTCGCTCGGCACGGCAATCAGAGCGAGTATTTCTGTTCCCGGGGTGTTTGCGCCGATAAGTACAGAACAAACTCATCTCGTAGATGGCGGCATTGTCAATAATCTACCTGTAGATGTTGCATTAGACGCCGGTGCTGATTTTGTTATTGCCGTGGATTGTGCCACGCCTTTACGCACTCAAAAGCACGAAGTTGAAGATATCATCGACGTCATTGATCAGGCTGTTAGTTTTCGAATTGAAGAAAAAAAAATTGCAAATCGAAAACGCGCCCATGTGCTGATCATGCCCGATTTAAAAAAGTTTGATGGAGGCGATTTTAATCTGTCATATACCTTGATCCCGATTGGGGAAAAAGAAGCCGAAAAACATCTGGGTGCGATCTGGAAGGCTCTGCAAACACTCGGCATTTCAAAGCGCGTTGAAAAGTCAAGACCGTCGATATTGCCAGATGATTTTGATTTTAGAACCTGGGTAGATATACCATCGGATATTGTAATTGACCGGGTTCGAATTGAAGGCTTAGAACGCTATTCACAAGAGGTATTTACATCGCGGTTGGAAAAGTTTGTCAATAAGCCGATATCGTTTCGAGAACTGGAAAACGAATCTGGCCGGTTCTATGCGACCGGATTATTTCAAACGGTAGATTACGAAGTTATCTACCATGAAGACTATACCGAATTGGTTTTTCAGGTGCTTGAAAACCCCCCCAGTGAATTGAAAATAGGACTTCATTACGACAATGATTTTGGGGTTGCGGCACTGACCGAGTTTGCACATCAAAATGCTTATGGCCCCGTAGCAGAGTTTTATTTTCGAGGCCTATTGGGCAATTTGAAGCTTGCTGAAATGGATTTAATTTTTCGCTCATCCAGGCGCCTGGGTTTCCCCGGGGAGATTCGAGTATGGAATCAAGACCGATTGTATTTTCAAAATGGGCAACGCCAGAACACGTATAACGAGAAACGTTTTCGCGCGCGATTGGGCATGCAGGTTTTGTTCCACAGTTGGGGAGGTTTCAAAGTGGGGTATCAAGTTGAGCATGTCCGCATTCGCGGTGCGGACAGTTCAATAGGCAATGCGTCTAAAGATCTCCCCGCCTTGTGGCTATCTGCAGGCATTGACACCCGAGACGATGCGTTTTTGACAAGACACGGCATCTATTGTCAAACGCAAGCAAAATGGGTTCATCGGACATTTTCACATAAGCAGGTGCAAACACAACTCGCATACTTCACCAGCCCCCATCCGCAATTGAGTGTGGGCCTCTGGTCTCACGGAGGCTATATGACACAGTCCGCGCCGATTTATGAACACTTCGCATTAGGTGGTGCAGGACACTTTAGTAACGCAGCATTGCGCGTTGTCGGTCTCAAACGCGACGAACTGAGAGCTTTCAGGTTCGTATCGGCGGGCATTTCTGTTTGGAGCCACATGAAATTTTGGGGATCCATACCGCTCAGTGCTATTGGAATTTTCTATCAGGGCGGTCTGTACAATATGTCTTCCAATCCGGATCAGCCCAATACCCGTATCCACGGTTTTGGTATTGGTGGTTATATCAGCACGACGTTTTTAGGCCCCATTCGCATTGATATTGTGAGCACAGAAGAAAAGGATATCCGGATTTATACCGCAGTCGGATTTGCGTTTTGATGCATATTCATCTGTCTTATCCAAATCACCTTGAAACGAAAGGAAAAGCATGATATTTTCCAGATGGAACGCCATTTTATTCTTCCTGGTGCTCGCTTTTTCCGTTCCGATAGAAGCCACACCTGATGAGGATTCACCGCCACCAGGATACAGGATTCACCGGTCTATTCCTCCACCGGGTGCTAAGACCCACATGGTAATTCCAGGAGAAAGATTCCGGGCTGGCGGATTCAAACGCTGGTTCTACGGCAGCAATAACCGTGACCTATGGACCACTCCTATCGAGGTTGCAGTCCTCGACCTCGGCAGCGCAGGAGGTGGCTTGACACCGCTTCGCACCGGCGGATTTGGGCAATCTATCTCGCTTCACTTTACAGGGGAAGATGGCCGCCGATATACGGTCCGCTCTCTGGATAAAGATCCCACCAAAAGAATATGGGACGAACTCAAAGATACGATCGTAGATGACGTCCTCCAGGACTTGATCAGCGCGCTTTTACCAACAGGGGCACTCGTGGCTGATCCGCTGATGGAAGCCACTGGTATCCTCCATTCCAAACACACGCTCGTAGTCATTCCAGATGATCCGAGGCTGGGAGAGTATCGCGAAGAATTTGCCGGCCTCATCGGAACGCTACAAGAACACCCGTCTGAAGGACCGGACGATACGCCCGGCTTTGCGGGTTCCCGGAGGATCAGCGGAACGGAGAGGCTGTGGGAACACCTTGAAGAAAGTCCTTGCAACCGCATCGATGCCCGTGCCTATCTAAAGGCGAAACTGATGGATCTTTTCATCGGCGACAAGGACCGCCATTACGGCCAGTGGAGATGGGCGCAATTCCCCGATAGCGATTGTTATACATGGCTTCCAATACCCGAAGACCGCGACCAGGCTTTTATCGGCTTCAAGGGATTTGCCATGGCAATGGCGCGCAAAAGACTCCCCAGGCAAATCAAGTTCGAAGACGAGTATCCAAGCCTGGTGGGCCTATCGACTACTGGTTGGGAAATGGACCGCGAGTTTCTGGCCGAACTCAATAAGACCGCGTGGGACTCGGTCATAACGGCGTTTCGCAGAGACCTGCCCGACCAGGTTATTGAGGATGCCGTGAGGAAACTCCCACCACCGTATTACAAAATGATTGGAGAAGCGCTTACACAAGCCCTCAAATCGAGGCGGGACGCATTGCCTGAATTTGCCAGCAGATACTATGAATTGATTACCCGTCAGGTCGAAATCCAGGCAACCGATAAGGATGAGTACGCCCATTGTGAACACCTGCCGAATGGTGATCTATCAGTCCGTATCGGTCTGATAGAAGACCCTGACGGAAAAAGGAAGACACCCTATTTCCAGAGAACTTTCCACCCCCAGGAAACCCGGGAAGTTCGAATATACCTCCGGGGTGGGGATGACCATGCGGAAATATCGGGGACAAAAGGGCAGATTGTCGTTCGCATTGATGGTGGCGGTGGGGATGACACACTTACAAACGCATCCCAATCTGGCGCCTCAAAAACCCGGTTTTATGATTATCGTGGCAAAAATCAGTTCGCCAAAGGCAAAGGAGCGAAAATCGACGAGCGACCCTACAAGCGTCCTCCCGCACGGCTTCTCCGTGCCAGATATGCACTGGACTGGGGCGGACAGGCTATTACCGCTCCGATTATCAGGGTAAACCCGGATATGGATGTATTCGTGGGGGCGACCTACCATCGGCAGCATTTCGGCTACCGAAAAGACCCTTTCTCTTCGCAACATTTTTTTAAGATCGGGCTGGCGAAAGACAGAGATCTCAAGGGAATCAAGCCCTTTGCCTCCTATACCGGAAACTTTCGCGAATTCATGCGCGACTTCGACGCGAGAATCTACTTAAAATACTCCGGATTCCAGACAATTCGGTTCAATGGATTCGGTAACAAAATAGAAACTCCTGAGCCGTCTTCCTTCTATAAGGTGGAACAAAGACATTTTGTTTTCGCACCTGCCCTCGAGTTTCGAGCAGGAGATCATAAAGGAGATATGCCGCATGTTGGTATGGGATCGCTCCGCTCGAAATTAACCATTGACTTTGGGCCGATTATCAAGTATTCAAACACACCACTCAGTTCCAATCGAGAAAAATATATCGGTTCGCTCGATCAACCACTCTACGGTACGGACTCCTTCGGTCAGGTAGGCGCACTGGGTGAAGTCGTGTACGACACGCGTAACAGTCCTGGGTATCCCACTCAGGGGATCAGAGTCAGGGTTGCCGGAGACATCTATCCAGGCGTCTGGGATGTAGAATCGACCTTTGGCAGCATAGATGGGGAAGCCAGTACTTACCTGACAGCCCCTATACCGACTACCCCAACCCTTGCCTTAAGAGCAGGTGGCAAGAAGGTGTGGGGAACCTTTCCCTTTCACGAAAGTGCCTTTCTGGGCGGATCTGGTTTTGTCGGTAGTGGCATATCCAGTGGCAATTTGCGCGGTTTTAGGAAAAACAGGTTCTCTGGAGAAACTGCGCTGTATGGAAATTCCGAACTGCGACTGGTTCTGACAAAAATCAAGCTTCTGGTGTCGGGAGAATTCGGATTGTTCGGTACGGCTGATACCGGACGGGTAATTTATGACGGAGATCCGGGCAATGCTGATAAATGGCACACCAGTATCGGAGGTGGGTTCTGGCTGTCTTTTCTCAAGCGCCAGCAGACCTTTAGCGCGGCAGTTGTAAAAGGCGATGACCTGACGGGCGTATATCTGCGCGCTGGTTTTATGTTTTAGCTCATAAGGGAGGATGCGATGCTCAACAACATCATCATACGTCTCGCCGTTTACTATATCACGTGGCTTTTGATTCTCAATGCGATTTTTCACATATTCCCGGAAATTCTTCATTACGTCGCCCAGGAACGCGAACGCATCTTTGTAGGAACATCCTTTAACTCCGGGGTCGATGCGGCCGTTCCGCTTGGAAACATCAAAGAAGGGATAAACCGGCTCGCCGATCCGGAACACACGATTCCAGTTGTAGTCGCTTTGGTACTGGCCTTCGCGGTTACCCTCCCAATTACCTGGGTATATGCCTGGACGCATCCGCCCAAGAAATACAGTCAATCCTTTGCACAAACTCTGCTCGTGATACCTGTCGCCATATCGCTGGTTGTTTTTTTGGTGAAGGGTAGTCTTGCCCTTGCGTTCAGTCTGGCGGGTATCGTAGCCGCCGTCACCTTTCGGCTCTCACTCAAATCGACCATAGAGGGCGTGTACATGTTTATGGTCATCGGGATAGGGCTGGCGGCCGGCACCCAGCTTACGACTGTGGCCTACCTCGCATCGTTGGCTTTCGTCACCATAACACTGGGTGTGTGGAAAATCAATTATGGCGCGCAGCCACCAGTACTATCCGGCTGGAGTATTGTTTCACCTGATCACTCGGTCCAGACCTCTGGGACAAAGACTACCGGGAATTCTTATGATGCCCGGATTGAAGTACACACAACGAAGGTCGAAACAGCGCAAAAAGCAACAGCTCAAATCCTGAAATCCGGGACCAAACAGTGGCAAGTAGCAGATGTGATCGAGAAAGAAGATGGAACCGCTATTGTTGTGTATGATGTTTCGTTAAAAAAATCCGTCGATCTGCCTATCCTCATCCGGGATATTGAAAAAAGCAAAAAAAGTATCAAAAATGCAACGCTGACAAAAGTTTAAAATTGGTGTTCTCAAAGCCTTCCTATCACTTGAAAAGTCTGGCAAGCACACTCATAACGGTATCATTGCAAATGAAGAATCACACAGATAAATTCCTGCTGGGCTTCCTTGGTTTTGGCATTCTTCTCTACCTGTTGTCGATGGGCTATGGAGGGGATCCATCTTCAGATCCAGATACTCCGACCGCTCGTCCTTTAGCGGACACAATGGCTGTATTAGACTATGAAGAGGATTCATCCTCAAATTTTAGTGGAAATCCCTCAGACACAGATCCAAATACTTCAATCGCTCACCCTCTGGCGGACACGGCAGCAGTATTACAAAGGAAAATATCTCTTGAAAGCTATACGCTAAACGAAGAGACCGCAACGCACTGGAAGCTGTCCGAGCAGCTTGAGGAAATCTCTGGTTTGGCAATGACCAGAGACAACCGA contains:
- a CDS encoding patatin-like phospholipase family protein, whose translation is MSLLCFGFALFSTLPAFAKQKPRVALVLSGGGARGGAHIGVLRVLEREGIPIDMIVGVSYGALVGGLYAAGYSVDNLERIIVGTDWWEITNNHPNRRLSNLNRKPIADRQMLALRLDKLNLKLPYGVFAGQKIQHFLNQLTLGAIYRARNDFDRLPTPFRAIATDILSGEQVVIKNGSLGTAIRASISVPGVFAPISTEQTHLVDGGIVNNLPVDVALDAGADFVIAVDCATPLRTQKHEVEDIIDVIDQAVSFRIEEKKIANRKRAHVLIMPDLKKFDGGDFNLSYTLIPIGEKEAEKHLGAIWKALQTLGISKRVEKSRPSILPDDFDFRTWVDIPSDIVIDRVRIEGLERYSQEVFTSRLEKFVNKPISFRELENESGRFYATGLFQTVDYEVIYHEDYTELVFQVLENPPSELKIGLHYDNDFGVAALTEFAHQNAYGPVAEFYFRGLLGNLKLAEMDLIFRSSRRLGFPGEIRVWNQDRLYFQNGQRQNTYNEKRFRARLGMQVLFHSWGGFKVGYQVEHVRIRGADSSIGNASKDLPALWLSAGIDTRDDAFLTRHGIYCQTQAKWVHRTFSHKQVQTQLAYFTSPHPQLSVGLWSHGGYMTQSAPIYEHFALGGAGHFSNAALRVVGLKRDELRAFRFVSAGISVWSHMKFWGSIPLSAIGIFYQGGLYNMSSNPDQPNTRIHGFGIGGYISTTFLGPIRIDIVSTEEKDIRIYTAVGFAF
- a CDS encoding DUF4956 domain-containing protein; this encodes MLNNIIIRLAVYYITWLLILNAIFHIFPEILHYVAQERERIFVGTSFNSGVDAAVPLGNIKEGINRLADPEHTIPVVVALVLAFAVTLPITWVYAWTHPPKKYSQSFAQTLLVIPVAISLVVFLVKGSLALAFSLAGIVAAVTFRLSLKSTIEGVYMFMVIGIGLAAGTQLTTVAYLASLAFVTITLGVWKINYGAQPPVLSGWSIVSPDHSVQTSGTKTTGNSYDARIEVHTTKVETAQKATAQILKSGTKQWQVADVIEKEDGTAIVVYDVSLKKSVDLPILIRDIEKSKKSIKNATLTKV
- a CDS encoding fibronectin type III domain-containing protein yields the protein TTLRYYLSTDATITTGDTEVETDYVSRLAPSETSEESAYLNAPSSAGTYYYGACVEAVTGESDTGNNCSSAVTVTVGGTTPPPTPNQPPVFTEGASTTRSIAENTGAGQNIGNPISATDGDNDRLTYSLEGTDARAFTIISGSGQLRTRSGVTYDYETKNSYSVTVRVQDSKGGSATIAVTITLTDENETPSRPDAPTVTASTLNSLSVRWTAPTNSGSAISDYDVQYRATGGNFNDWPHTGTGTTTTITGLTANTRYEIQVRARNAQGVSNWSSSATGTTTANQSPVFSEGTNTTRSIAENTGAGQNIGNQVSATDGDNDRLTYSLEGRDASVFTIISGSGQLMTRSGQTYDYETKDRYSVTVRAQDGKGGSATIAVEITLTDENEPPGRPDAPTVTASSNSLSVRWVVPTNSGPAINDYDVQYREAGSNFTDWSHTSTSTNTTITGLTTDTSYEVQVRATNDEGTSDWSPSGNGTTSSTGANNPDLIVESPSVDNNTLSPEQSFRLSATVRNRGGERSASTTLRYYLSTDETISTSDTEVGTDYVSRLNASASSDEWARLKAPLSEGTHYYGACVESVSGESDTGNNCSSAVTVTVLGPDLIVESPSVSNSSPGPGASFRLYATVRNQGGGRSSSTTLRYYLSTDQTIDQSDTEIDTDYVSSLDPSETSDESDFLSAPSSAGRYYYGACVEAVTGESDTGNNCSSAVIVTVRSAPPPPAPNQSPVFSEGTSTTRSMAENTGAGQNIGNPVTATDGDNDRLTYSLQGGDASAFTIVSGSGQLRTRSGVTYDYETKDTYSVTVRVQDGEGGSATITVEITLTDENEPPDRPDAPVVTASTLNSLSLRWTAPTNPGPAISDYDVQYKEAGGSFTDWPHTGTGTTTTITSLTANTRYEIQVRARNAQGESPWSPSATGTTIANQSPMFSEGTSATRSIAENTGAGQNIGNPVSATDGDSDPITYSLAGRDASAFTIVSGSGQLSTQSGETYDYEIKDTYSVTVRAQDGKGGSATISVEITLTDENEPPGRPAAPTVTASSNSLSVRWAEPGNTGPVIRDYDVQYRATGGSFTDWSHIGPGLSTTITGLMPETSYEVQVRATNDEGTSDWSPSSNSTTSRPAPGFAPVDQNAFNTFVSDKVLSVESYYIEFLSAGRFEENNAYPGSYTYANTGSNTGILTQNYDGGHLGGTCTIEMTFSSTTTGTLRAKCGSEQNYDSPQEWRFSAPPDPNAFNIEVIWVGSEPSAAHQAAFNAAVTRWENIITSDIPDVFVSSDEGGTIDGVKIFGLVDDLRIYARLTNIDGPGETLGSAGPRETREQSKLPIVAQMKFDTSDLGNFTLEALQDLYLHEMGHCLGIGTAWKPLGLLKNPSIKYQFFIIPVEVDGADTHFAGASAIEAFNDAGGTNYADGKVPVENEKGGPGTRDGHWRQSVFGPHELMEGFASPGAAMRQPLSAITIQSLSDLGYIVDVSQADAYTLPSPTATKLAIASEHLIPINCLLTEPIGEIDEYKQIELKPKRSRIREDQ